The Armatimonadota bacterium genome window below encodes:
- a CDS encoding PEP-utilizing enzyme: MAEPMRFPSPFEVEAPPGAEDWHEMYPPYVRFTPERRAEDEARLWFYNGMHFPEPVAPFDLLVPEIWYIAIGEMNSRLFCIPPAMGVDFRVLNGYVYISSVPVMDPAKIQERAQLFNERAGYYYANWKTLYEEWTQKVVGEVRALQEIRFPDLPEVEPKEWVFSRRGLGTSYDLFRGWTQFLESANRAAQYHMEIVMIGFAAYLTFYDFCKRAFPEISDQDITRMIGAIEVSMFRPQDELRRLAQRAVELGIAPAFQGRAPAQEVFQELERSPEGRTWLEEWKRSSDPWFYVNTGSGMQHQHRAWVDDPSPAVDALRVLIGKIQRGEPVERDTETVRRERDEITRGYRELLATDQDRQAFDQLLALTRDVYYSIEDHKFWVDHWYQSVFWNKVRELGRVFVQQGFLQDAEDIFYLHHTEVYQGLVDLLIGWSVGAPAWGPRHWPRQVAKRKALLERLRAWSPPPALGTVPEVIGDPAVIMLWGITPDRLRVWLTPEDGKVVRGAAGSPGTVEGPARVVHSVGELHEVQPGEILVCPVTEPSWAPVFVKVRGIVTDIGGIMSHAAIVAREYRIPAVVGTGIGTKRIRTGQWIRVDGSAGTVTILRE, from the coding sequence ATGGCGGAGCCGATGCGGTTTCCCAGCCCGTTCGAGGTGGAGGCGCCGCCGGGCGCGGAGGACTGGCACGAGATGTACCCTCCGTACGTGCGGTTCACCCCGGAGCGGAGGGCGGAGGACGAGGCGCGGCTGTGGTTCTACAACGGCATGCATTTCCCCGAGCCCGTGGCCCCCTTCGATCTGCTGGTCCCCGAGATCTGGTACATCGCCATCGGGGAGATGAACAGTCGTCTGTTCTGTATCCCGCCTGCCATGGGTGTGGACTTCCGGGTCCTCAACGGGTACGTGTACATCAGCAGTGTCCCCGTGATGGATCCCGCGAAGATCCAGGAACGGGCACAGCTGTTTAACGAACGGGCGGGCTATTACTACGCGAACTGGAAGACCCTCTACGAGGAGTGGACGCAGAAGGTCGTCGGGGAGGTACGGGCGCTTCAGGAGATCCGCTTCCCGGATCTCCCAGAAGTGGAGCCCAAGGAATGGGTGTTCTCCCGGAGAGGTCTGGGCACCTCGTATGACCTGTTCCGGGGCTGGACCCAGTTCCTCGAGAGCGCGAACCGGGCCGCCCAGTACCACATGGAGATCGTGATGATCGGGTTCGCCGCCTACCTCACTTTCTACGACTTCTGCAAGCGGGCCTTCCCGGAGATCAGCGACCAGGACATCACCCGCATGATCGGGGCCATCGAGGTAAGCATGTTCCGGCCCCAGGACGAGCTCCGGCGGTTGGCCCAGCGGGCGGTGGAGCTGGGGATCGCGCCTGCCTTCCAGGGCCGGGCCCCTGCGCAGGAGGTGTTCCAGGAGCTGGAGCGAAGCCCGGAGGGCCGGACGTGGCTGGAGGAGTGGAAACGCAGCAGCGATCCTTGGTTCTACGTGAACACGGGCTCCGGCATGCAGCACCAGCACCGGGCATGGGTGGACGATCCCTCTCCCGCCGTAGATGCCCTGCGTGTCCTCATCGGCAAGATCCAGCGAGGAGAGCCCGTGGAGCGGGATACGGAGACGGTGCGCCGGGAACGGGACGAGATCACCCGGGGGTACCGGGAGCTGTTGGCCACGGACCAGGACCGGCAGGCCTTCGATCAGCTCCTGGCGCTCACCCGGGACGTGTATTACTCCATCGAGGACCACAAGTTCTGGGTGGATCACTGGTACCAGAGCGTGTTCTGGAACAAGGTCCGCGAGCTGGGACGCGTGTTCGTGCAGCAGGGCTTCCTCCAGGATGCGGAGGACATCTTCTACCTCCACCACACGGAGGTGTACCAGGGCCTGGTGGACCTCCTGATCGGATGGTCCGTGGGAGCCCCCGCCTGGGGCCCGCGGCACTGGCCCAGGCAAGTGGCAAAGCGGAAGGCACTCCTGGAGCGGCTGCGGGCGTGGAGCCCACCGCCTGCCCTGGGCACCGTTCCCGAGGTCATCGGGGATCCCGCGGTGATCATGCTGTGGGGAATCACTCCGGATCGGCTCCGGGTATGGCTCACCCCCGAGGACGGGAAAGTGGTGCGGGGAGCCGCAGGCTCGCCGGGCACCGTGGAAGGGCCGGCCCGGGTGGTCCACAGCGTGGGAGAGCTGCATGAGGTACAGCCCGGAGAGATCCTCGTGTGCCCCGTCACGGAGCCCAGCTGGGCACCCGTGTTCGTCAAGGTGCGGGGCATCGTGACGGACATCGGGGGAATCATGTCACACGCGGCCATCGTGGCCCGGGAGTACCGGATCCCCGCGGTCGTGGGCACCGGGATCGGGACCAAGCGGATTCGCACCGGCCAGTGGATCCGGGTAGACGGGAGCGCGGGGACGGTGACCATCCTCAGGGAGTGA
- a CDS encoding TldD/PmbA family protein, whose translation MDELIARALNAAQLRGATYADVRVVETTRQSLLVRNGTVQGIAQTEDVGFGVRVVVDGAWGFASSHRMELAEAERVAEQAVRIARASALAKREDVDLGPPVVQRGSYRTPVEIDPFTVPLETKLDLLLRADAEMRRIRGVTTTEAEMVFLRQRKTFASTEGSYVTQEIIESGCGIEATAVRAGEVQRRSYPNSVGRHQQTRGWEFILEQDLVANAPRIAEEAVALLRADPCPDTVTTVILGGAQVALQIHESCGHAIELDRVFGTEAAYAGTSFLTPDKLGRFRYGSEVVNIVADATVPGGLGTFGWDDEGVPAQRVDIVREGLFVGYLTDRETARRLWRLLGSSPDVPGESNGAARAMSWNRIPLVRMTNINLLPGDWRLEDLIADTDEGILMDTNRSWSIDDRRLNFQFGCEIAWEIKRGRRTRLLRNPIYTGITPEFWRSCDAVCNADHWVLWGTPNCGKGEPGQIAHTGHGAAPARFRNVRVFGRR comes from the coding sequence ATGGACGAGCTCATCGCCCGGGCCCTGAACGCGGCGCAGCTGCGGGGGGCCACCTATGCGGACGTGCGGGTGGTGGAGACCACCCGGCAGTCGCTCTTGGTCCGGAACGGCACCGTGCAGGGCATCGCCCAGACGGAGGACGTGGGGTTCGGGGTACGGGTGGTGGTGGACGGCGCGTGGGGGTTTGCCAGCAGCCACCGGATGGAGCTCGCGGAGGCCGAGCGGGTGGCGGAGCAGGCGGTGCGCATCGCCCGCGCAAGCGCCCTGGCGAAGCGGGAGGATGTGGATCTGGGCCCGCCCGTGGTGCAGCGGGGGAGCTACCGAACCCCGGTGGAGATCGACCCCTTTACCGTTCCCCTGGAGACGAAGCTGGACCTTCTGCTTCGGGCGGATGCGGAGATGCGCCGGATCCGAGGGGTGACCACCACGGAGGCGGAGATGGTCTTTCTCCGTCAGCGCAAGACCTTTGCGAGCACGGAAGGAAGCTACGTGACGCAGGAGATCATCGAGTCCGGATGCGGGATCGAGGCCACGGCGGTACGGGCGGGAGAGGTCCAGCGGCGCTCCTACCCCAACTCCGTGGGCCGCCATCAGCAGACCCGAGGCTGGGAGTTCATCCTGGAACAGGATTTGGTCGCCAACGCCCCCCGCATCGCGGAGGAAGCGGTGGCGCTGTTGCGCGCGGATCCTTGCCCGGACACGGTGACCACGGTGATCCTGGGCGGAGCCCAGGTGGCCCTGCAGATCCACGAGTCCTGCGGACATGCCATCGAGCTCGATCGGGTGTTCGGGACGGAGGCCGCCTATGCGGGAACTTCCTTCCTCACGCCCGACAAATTGGGCCGCTTCCGGTATGGGTCAGAGGTGGTAAACATCGTGGCGGACGCCACGGTTCCGGGGGGGCTTGGGACCTTCGGGTGGGACGATGAAGGGGTTCCCGCCCAGCGGGTGGACATCGTTCGGGAGGGTCTCTTTGTGGGCTACCTCACGGACCGGGAGACCGCGCGCCGGCTGTGGCGGCTGTTGGGCTCCTCCCCCGACGTCCCGGGGGAGTCCAACGGCGCGGCCCGGGCCATGAGCTGGAACCGCATCCCCCTCGTTCGCATGACCAACATCAACCTCCTGCCGGGCGATTGGCGACTGGAGGATCTCATCGCGGACACGGACGAGGGGATCCTCATGGACACGAACCGATCCTGGAGCATCGACGATCGGCGGCTGAACTTCCAGTTCGGGTGCGAGATCGCGTGGGAGATCAAACGCGGCCGGCGGACGCGTCTGCTCCGAAACCCCATCTACACGGGGATCACCCCGGAGTTCTGGCGGTCGTGCGATGCGGTGTGCAACGCGGACCACTGGGTGCTGTGGGGGACGCCCAACTGCGGGAAGGGAGAGCCCGGGCAGATCGCCCACACAGGCCACGGCGCCGCGCCCGCCCGGTTCCGGAACGTCCGGGTCTTCGGGAGGCGGTGA
- a CDS encoding ABC transporter substrate-binding protein — protein sequence MRVYNPFVGWVTLPDRPERIVSLSPSVTEILFELGLGDRVVGVSSWCHRPPQARSKPKVGSYVQVLEDRLQALRPDLVLTTTGTQRPLIEQLCASGFVLYPIPFPKDVYAILSVVVEVGGLVGAPDRALALAARLAESLNVLLSLRREGEAPRVYVEIDLGGPTVPAYANHVTGALDLAGIHNVFGHVPASYLYGMPVAGYEPISVASEIRAADPDVIVYESKHFHPRGDEGLRRMQERGLADLRAVREGRILTLPADTLAHYGPSFLRQVPGVCRAIWELSRGRPPGCPLTP from the coding sequence ATGCGGGTGTACAACCCTTTCGTCGGGTGGGTGACGCTCCCGGATCGGCCCGAGCGGATCGTGAGCCTCAGCCCCTCCGTCACGGAGATCCTGTTCGAGCTCGGCCTCGGAGACCGGGTGGTGGGGGTGAGCAGCTGGTGCCACCGGCCGCCGCAGGCCCGGTCCAAGCCCAAGGTGGGGAGCTACGTCCAGGTCCTAGAGGACCGGCTCCAGGCGCTCCGGCCGGATCTCGTCCTCACCACCACGGGGACTCAGAGACCGCTGATCGAGCAGCTTTGTGCCTCCGGCTTTGTCCTCTATCCCATCCCGTTCCCAAAGGACGTGTACGCCATCCTCTCCGTGGTGGTGGAGGTGGGTGGACTCGTGGGAGCGCCGGATCGGGCCCTGGCGCTCGCGGCCCGCCTCGCGGAGAGCCTCAATGTCCTCCTCTCCCTCCGACGGGAAGGAGAAGCCCCCCGGGTCTACGTGGAGATCGACCTCGGCGGCCCCACAGTTCCCGCCTATGCCAACCACGTGACCGGGGCCCTAGACCTTGCGGGGATCCACAACGTGTTCGGGCACGTCCCGGCGAGCTACCTCTACGGGATGCCCGTGGCGGGCTATGAACCCATCTCTGTGGCCTCGGAGATCCGGGCCGCGGATCCTGACGTGATCGTGTACGAGTCCAAGCATTTCCATCCCCGCGGGGACGAGGGCCTCCGGCGCATGCAGGAGCGGGGTCTCGCGGACCTACGGGCGGTCCGGGAGGGTCGGATCCTCACCCTCCCCGCGGACACCCTCGCCCACTACGGCCCCAGCTTCCTCCGGCAGGTTCCGGGCGTGTGCCGGGCCATCTGGGAGCTCTCCCGGGGTCGCCCCCCCGGGTGCCCCCTCACTCCCTGA